The following is a genomic window from Verrucomicrobiia bacterium.
GAAAACATACCGCCCCGGGCAACCGGGGTAAGGGTGAAATGGCGAGGTAAGAGCTCACCGCGCTCCGGGTAACCGGGGCGGCAGGGAAAACCCGCTTGGGAGCAAGGCCGCGCAGCGGCGGGTACTTCGCCCAAGGCCGCGGGTAGGCCGCTTGAGGTTTTTGGCAACAAAGACCCCAGATGGATGACGGCATAGAACCAAACCCGGCTTACGGCCCGGCCGGTTAAGATTTTACGGGGCAGGTTGATATTCGATAACAATCTGTTGAAAAATGTTAAATTTGGGTATCCCGTCGATTTAGGCGGCGGGAAAGAAAATGCGAGCAGAAACCGCTGAAAAAACCGGGAACACCCGCTGGATTTTTCCCTCCGAGCCGCCTCCCGATTTGGTCCAACCCCTGATCCGGGATTTGGATCTTCCCTCCCCCATCGCAAAAATTCTCGCCAACCGCGGTTTTGAAAACACCGGGCAGGCCGACCGGTTCCTCCATCCCAAACTGGAAGAGCTCTGCGACCCCTTTTTGCTCCCTTCGATGCGGGAGGCGGTGGAACTTATCGTTGGCGCCATCCGGGAAAACGAGCCGATAATGATTTTTGGGGACTACGACGTGGATGGCATCACCGCCACCGCGCTTATGTATCTCGTTCTGTCCCGGCTGGGGGCGCGGGTTTCTTACTATCTCCCCAATCGCCTCGTGGAGGGGTACGGCCTCTCTGAAGACGGGTTTTTGGAAGCCCAAAAACGGGGTGTAAGCTGGATCATTTCGGTGGATTGCGGCATCACGGCGGTTAAGGAAATCGCTTTCGGCAACTCCTTGGGCATCCGGACCATCATCACTGACCACCACGAACCGGCCTCTGAACTTCCGGATGCCGCTGCCATCGTCAATCCAAAACTGGGAGATTCCCCTTTGGGGGAAGAACTGTCCGGCGTGGGCATTGCGTACAAGCTCGCCCAGGCGCTCTTTCTTCACTTGGGCCAGGAAGAGGTGGAGGAGCATCTTGATTTGGTTGCCCTCGGGACTTTGGCAGATATCGTCCCTCTGACTGGCGAAAACAGGATTCTGTCCCGCTTTGGCGTGCAGGCGCTCGGACGCACCAACAAGCCGGGCTTGAAATCGCTGGCCTTTGTGGCCGGGCTTTTGGGAAAGGAAATCTCCGCCGGGCAGGTGGTTTTCGTTCTGGCCCCCCGCATCAACGCCATCGGCCGGCTGGGGAGCGCCATGGAGGCGATCCGGCTTTTGACCACCCGGGATGAAAAAGCGGCCGGCGAAATCGCCCGGCTTCTGGACGGTGAAAACCGCAAACGGCGCAGCTTGGACGAGGCCACGTTGGAAGAAGCGCTGGCGCGGGTTGAGCGGGAAATCGATTTGACCAAGGAACGGGCCATCGTTCTGGCTTCCGATAGCTGGCATCCGGGGGTCATCGGCATCGTCGCCTCCCGTCTGGTGGAGCGTTTCCACCGTCCCACCATTATGATTTCCATTGAAGGAGAGGAGGGAAAGGGCTCCGCCCGCTCCATTCCCGGTTTTCATCTGACCGAGGCCCTGAAATGCTGCGATTCCCATCTTTTACGCTACGGCGGACACAAGTACGCCGCCGGGCTTTCCATCGCCCGTTCGGAAATTGAGCCGTTCCGCCGCAAAATCAACGAGGTTTCCTCCCGGTTGCTTTCGGACGAGGATTTGATTCCGCGCTTGGAAGTGGATGCGGAGGTCGGTTTGCACGAAGTCAACGACCGGCTGGTCGAAACGCTGGAGTTGTTCGCCCCTTTCGGTCCCGCCAATTCCCGGCCGGTTTTTGTAACGCGCGGGCTCGAACTGGCCGGTCTGCCTGCCTTGGTGGGGAACAATCACGTAAAGTTCCGTGTCCGGCAGGGGAATTTGGTGCACGAGGCAATCGGCTTCGGAATGGGCAGCCAGCTGCCCCGGCTGGCCGCCGTCGCCGAGCGTTCCGGATTTCTCGATTTGGCCTATACCCTCGATTTCAATGAATGGAACGGGCAGAAGAAAATCCAGCTTCATTTGAAAGACATCCGCCTGCTTCAATGAGTCCCCGGGCTGCAACTTCTTCCTCCACAGTTCTTGAACGGTTCAGAAAAAAGGATGAAACCGCTCTGGCGCGGTTGATTTCCCTGGTCGAGAACCGGGAGAAAAACTTTGAAAAGATTCTTTCCGAACTTTTTCCGCTCTCCGGCAAGGCCTTCCGCCTCGGCGTCACCGGCCCGCCGGGGGCGGGGAAAAGCACCCTGGTTGACAAGCTGGCCACGCATTATTTAAAAGAAAAAAAATCGGTCGGCATCGTGGCAGTTGACCCAACTTCCCCTTTCACCGGCGGCGCTTTGTTGGGAGACCGCGTCCGGATGCAGGGGGCCTCCGAGCGGAAATCCGCCTTCATCCGCTCGATGGCCACCCGCGGCTCGCAGGGGGGGCTCGCGGCGGCCACCGGCGACGTGGCGCTCGTTTTGGACGCCTACGGCAAGGATTTCATTTTCATCGAGACCGTGGGGGTCGGACAGGTGGAGCTGGACGTCGCCTCTCAGGCGGACGTCACGCTTCTCGTTTTGGTTCCCGAATCGGGAGATTCTATACAAGCAATGAAGGCCGGCCTGATGGAGATCGCCGACATTTTCGTGGTCAACAAAGCCGATCGGGAGGGCTCCCGCAAAATGACGGCCGAGCTGGATATGGTCCTGAACTTCAAACGCAAAAAAGGGGACTGGCGCTATCCGGTCGTGCCAACCGAGGCCGTCAACAATGTCGGCATTGATGTTCTTTTGAACACCATTGACGAATACCGGAAATTTGCGTTGGAGCATCACCTTTTTGAGCAAAAACGGAGGGAACAGATAAAAGCCGCCCTTCTGGGGATGGTGGAACGGAAAATCCGCACCCGGGCGGAGGCGGTTTTGAAAATCGAACTGGATACACTGGTCGAAAAGGTCTGGAAGCGGGAAGTCGATCCCTATTCCGCGGTCGAGGAACTGCTGGCGGCGGACGGCCAATTGCGTTAACTTACGGGCTGGGGAACGGAGGAATAGATGCTGAAAACCAAAAAGAGACCGGCTTCCAAATCAAAACTCAAGAAAATTTCAACCGTGGCGCGCGCCCGTGCCAAGGCATCCGCCAAAAAAGCGTCCAAGGGGTTGCCGTATCACGCGCCGGAACTGCTGAAGAAAGTAGCCGCCGCAAAGGCCCAATGGGAAAAAGAGTACGCCAAGCAGGCCGACTATTCCAAAAAGTTTATGTCGGTCTCCTCCGACGAACCGAAGCCGCTTTATACGCCGGAGGATTTGAAACATTTCGACTATTTTGAAAAGCTGAACTTCCCCGGCGTATATCCCTACACCCGGGGCATCCGCCCGGCGGGCTATCGCGGACGGCTCTGGACCTTCCGCCAGTTCTCCGGTTTTGGCACCCCCAAAGAAACCAACGAACGGTATCACTATCTTATGGAGCACGGCCAGACCGGCCTTTCGGTCGCCTTTGATTTGCCTACTTTAATGGGCTACGATTCCGACCATCCCCGCTCCAAGGGGGAAGTAGGGGTCTGCGGCGTGGCGGTCGATTCGCTGGCGGATATGGAGATCATCTTCGACGGCATCGATTTGGGGAAGGTTTCCACCTCGATGACCATCAACGCCCCCGCCTCGGTCATCTTTGCGATGTATCTCGCGGTGGCCGAAAAGCAGGGAGTTCCGTTTACCAAGCTTCGCGGCACCTTGCAAAACGATATTTTGAAGGAATACATCGCCCAAAAAGAGTGGATTTATCCGCCGCGCCCCTCCATCCGCTTGATTACCGATATGATGGCCTTTTGCACCAAGAACGTCCCCAAATGGAATACCATTTCCATCTCCGGCTATCATATACGCGAGGCAGGTTCAACGGCCGTGCAGGAACTGGCCTTCACGCTGGCGGATGGTTTTGCCTACGTCGAAGCGGCCATCGCCACCGGCCAAAACGTGGATGATTTTGCCCCCCGCTTGTCTTTCTTCTTCAACGCCCATATCGATTTCTTCGAGGAAATCGCCAAATACCGCGCCGCCCGCCGCATCTGGGCCCGGCATATGCGGGAAAAGTACAAAGCCAAAAAAGAGGAATCCTGGCTTCTGCGCTTCCATACGCAAACCGCCGGCTGTTCGTTGACGGCCCAGCAGCCGGAAAACAACATCGTCCGCACCGCCTACGAAGCGCTGGCCGGCGTTTTGGGCGGCACCCAATCGCTCCATACCAACTCGATGGACGAAACTTGGGCCCTGCCTTCCGAAAAAGCGGCCTTTATTGCGCTCCGCACCCAGCAGGTTTTGGCCTACGAAACCGGCGTCCCGAACGTCATCGACCCTCTGGCCGGCTCCTACTATGTCGAGTCGTTGACCGACAAAATGGAGGAAGAAGCCGAAAAGTATTTCGAAGAAATCGAACGCCGGGGGGGTGTTTTAAAGGGAATTGAAGAGGGGTATTTCCAGCGGGAAATCGCCCGCGCGGCCTACCAGTATCAACAGGAAATCGAGAAAAAGGAGCGCATCATTGTTGGGGTCAACGAATTCGCCCTCGAAAATGAGAAAATCGAAATCCCCATCCTTAAAATCGAGCCCCGTGTGGAGCGGGAGCAGTGCGAAGCCGTTGCCAAAGTCCGTGCCCGGCGGGATAACGCTCGTGTCCGGCAAACCTTGGACGCCTTAAAGAAAGCCGCCGCCGGAACGGAAAACACGATGCCCCGCATCTTGGACTGCGCCCGGGCCTACGCCACGGAAGGGGAAATCTGCGACGCTTTGAAAGAGGTCTTCGGCGAATACACCGAACCGGCGATTATTTGAATCGAGTGATCGGGGGATGCATACTGCCTTAAGCAAAAGCTCCGCCTCTTTTGGAAAGCAGCAGGAATTTTCAGCGATTGCCAAGTTGGTTAGTGAGGATTTTGATGTATATGTGACGTTGATTGATAATAAACAAATTGATTGCATTTTACGCTTACCTAACAGAAAATATCTAGATATTCAAATAAAAGCGAGATCCAAAGATGCCAAGCAAAGTCATACATTTGCGCCGTTGTCCTTTAAAGCCAGAAAAAACTTCTATTTTGTTTTCTATACAGAGAAGAGCGGTGATTATTGGATTATGCCATCAAGAAGCGTAAGAGTGTTTGGAAAGATAAATAAAGGTGGGAAGAATGTTGACAAAGTGACTTTGAGAATTCCCCCTTCAACCCGCTCTATAAAATGGAATATTTTCCAGCGGTATAGAAATGAGAAAGGGTTTAGTTTGTTGAGGGCCTATCGTTGAGAGCGTTGTCTGAGAATTTGCGCCGCCGTTCCATCCGCCTACCCGCCTACGATTATTCTCAAGCTGGTGCCTACTTTGTTACCATATGTACCCTGAACCGTGAATGCTTGTTTGGAAAGGTGATGGATGGAAAGGTGCAATTGAACCCATTTGGTTGTGTGGTTGAAGAAGAGTGGCTAAAAACCGCCGAATTACGACCATGTATTGAATTGGGCACATCCGTTGTCATGCCCAATCATTTTCACGGTATAATCGTCATCAATGACGAATGTAGGGGCACGGCGCGCCGTGCCCCTACGGTTTCCCGATTCGGGAAACCGGTTGCAGGCGCGTTATCGACAGTCATACGCTCATTCAAATCCGCCGTTACAAAACGGATTAACGACCTTCGCCGTACGCCCGGGAATGTCGTTTGGCAGCGCAATTATTATGAGCATATTATTCGGAATGAGGACGATTGGAAAAAAATCCACGATTACATCGTTTACAATCCAGAAAAATGGATGGTTGATGCGGAGAATCCGGATCGTATCAATCGTAAATTGGGATTATGACCAAAACCATCATCGAACCGTTTAAAATCAAATCGGTCGAACCGATTAAAATGACCACCCATGCCCAGCGGGAAGAAATCATAAAACAGGCGCACTACAACCCGTTTCTCATCCACGCCGAAAACGTGCTTATCGATTTATTGACCGACAGCGGCACCTCGGCGATGTCCTCCGAACAATGGGCGGCGATGATGCGGGGGGATGAGTCCTACGCCGGCGCGCAGAGCTTTTTCCGCTTCGAAGCGGTGGTCAAGGAAATCTTCGGTTTTTCGCAAATCATCCCCACCCATCAGGGCCGGGCGGCGGAGAAAATCCTGTTTTCCATAATAGGGGGGAAGGGAAAAACCATTATCTCCAACACTCATTTCGACACCACCCGCGCCAATATCGAATTCACCGGGGCGGAAGCCCTCGATTTGGTCATCCCGGAAGGGAAAATCCCCTCCGCCGTTCACCCCTTCAAGGGAAATATTGATTTACAGAAATTGGAAGAAACAACCAAGAGAATCGGCCCTTCAAACATTCCTTTGGTGATGCTCACGGTCACCAACAACTCCGGCGGCGGCCAGCCGGTCTCCATGGCAAATATTAAGGCAGCACGGGAAATTTGCCGAAGGTTCGGTATCCCGCTTTTCATCGATGCCTGCCGCTTCGCCGAAAACGCCTACTTTATCAAACTGCGCGAGGAGGGATACGCGCATAAACGGGTCTACGACATTGCCCGCGAAATGTTCACCTATGCCGATGGCTGCACAATGAGCGCCAAAAAAGACGGTCTCGCCAATATCGGCGGCTTTTTGGCATTGAATAATGAAGAATGGGCCACCGCCGCCCGGAATTTATTGATTCTCACCGAGGGTTTTGCCACCTACGGTGGTCTGGCCGGCCGGGATTTGGATGCCATTGCCGTCGGTCTGCGCGAAGTGCTGGAGGAGGATTATTTGAAATACCGCATCCGCTGCATGACCTATTTTGGCGAAAAACTGACCGCCATCGGCGTGCCGATTATCCAGCCCCCCGGCGGCCACGCCATCTACATTGACGCCAAGGCCATGCTCTCTCACATTCCGGTCGAACAGTATCCCGGCCAGGCGTTGGTGGCCGAGCTTTTCATCGAGGGCGGCATCCGCGCCGTCGAAATCGGCAGCGTGATGTTCGGCAAAAAAGACCCCCAAACTGAAAGATTGATACCGGCCGAAATGGAACTTGTCCGTTTGGCCCTGCCCCGCCGCGTTTACACGCAGAGTCATGTCGATTACTGTGTCGAAATCATCGAAAACATCTGGAACCGCCGCAATTCCATCCGGGGTCTCAAAATCACCAAAGAACCGCCGTTCCTGCGCCACTTCACCGCCCATTTCGAGCCAGTAAAATAAATTTGCTTTTGTAGGGGCAAGGTCACCTCGCCTTTTTGTCCCCCTGTATTTAAGGGGGACGAGGCGCGTAGCGCCGGAGGGGGTGATTTTGTAGGAGCAGGTCCCGTGCCTGCCCTTTTCCTATGGCGCAAGTGCCCCCTTGCCATTATCTTTGCGGGCTATGAAGAAATACCGGATTCTCTTGGCCAAACCGGGTCTGGACGGCCACGACCGGGGGGTGAAGGTCATAGCCGCTGCCCTGCGGGATGCCGGGTTCGAAGTCATCTACACCGGCCTGCGCCAAACCCCCGAAATGATCGTAGATGCCGCTGTGCAGGAAGACGTGAACGCCATCGGGATGTCCATTCTTTCCGGCGCGCATATGACCCTGTTTCCGGAGGTGCTGGAGCTTTTGAAGAAACGTAACAGTTCACACATCCTGCTTTTCGGCGGCGGCATCATTCCCAAGGAAGAAATTGAAGAATTGGAAAAAATGGGGGTGGGAAAACTCTTCGGCCCCGGCAGTTCGGTCAACGACATTGTCGACTATTTGAAAAAGGCCCTCCCCGGGCAAAAGCGTAAAGAAGAAGCATTGTTTTGAAACCACTTGGAGGGCATGAATGCCATACAACATAGACCCGCGCCAGCAAGCAATCCGGGATGAAGTCCGCCAGTTCTGCGAAAAAGAGATTTTGCCCGTCGCCCGCGAGCTGGACCGCCGGCCCGAGCCGCAAAAATTTCCGTACGAGCTTTTTCGCAAATTGGGAAAAGCGGGCTACATCGGCTACTTCCAGCCAAAGGAATACGGCGGCCAGGGAAAAAGCGCCTTGGAATACGCCACGCTTATTGAAGAACTGGCTTACTGGGATGCCCCGACTTCGCTCCTGCCGGCCGTCAGCGAATTGGCGATGCATCCCATCACCGCCTTCGGCTCCGAGGAGCAGAAAAAGAAATATCTTCCCAAAGCGATTACCGGTGAAACGGTGATTGCCTTCTCCTTGACCGAGCCGGAAGCCGGCTCCGATGCGGGGAACCAAAAGACCACCGCCATTGCCAAAGGGGACCATTACATCCTGAATGGCGAAAAGATTTTCATTATGCATGGTGACGTGGCCACCGTCAGCGTCGTTTTCTGCAAAATAGCGGAAGAGGGCTCCGAATCGAGCCGGATGTCCGCCCTGATTGTGGAGACGGACAAGTTGGAAGGGTATTCAGCCAAAACGCTCGAATACAAAATGGGAATGAAGGCCGCCACCACCGGCCGGCAGTGGTTCAAAAACTGCAAAGTTCCCGCTTCGGCTTTGCTGGGGGAGAGGGGCAAGGGCTTCCGCTACGCTCTTTCCACCCTGGACGGCGCGCGTATCGACGTCGCCGCGCAGGGGGTCGGCATCGCCCGCCGGGCATTGGATGAATCCATCGCGTATGCCCGCAAGCGGGTCTGCTTCGGCGCGCCGATTGCCAAACTGCAGGCGATTCAATGGATGATAGCCGATATGGCCACGCGGGTGGAAGCAGCCACCTTGTTGACTTATAAAGCGGCCCAGATTGCGGACTCCGGCCAGAAATTCACCATTGAGGCCTCGCAGGCCAAGCTCTACGGCACGGAGACCGCCAAATTCTGCGTCGACCGGGGCATGCAAATCCACGGCGGCTACGGTTACATCGGCGAGTTCACCATAATGGAAAAGCTCTACCGCGACCAGCGCCTTACCGAAATTTACGAAGGCACCTCCGAAATCCAGCGGCTGGTCATTGCGGGGCATTATCTGGGCGGAAGGTAGTGCTGAAAGTCGGCCGCTTTGAAGTCCTTCATTTCGTCGAAAACCGCTTTCATCTGGATGGCGGCACGATGTTCGGGGTCGTCCCCAAAACGATGTGGCAGAAATTGATTCCCCCGGATGACAAGAACCGGATTCCAATGGATAACAACCTCTATGTCATCCGCGCCCACGGCAAAAATATTCTTTTAGATACAGGTTTGGGAGACGCTCTGACCGAGCAGGATAGAAAAGTTTACAGTTGTTGGACCCCCTCCAATATGCTCCCCGGTTTGAAAGGGCTGGGTTTTTCGCCGGACGACATCGATTTCGTCTTCTTTTCCCATCTGCATACCGACCACCTGGGCGGGGCGGTTCGATTGGAAAACGGCCACAAAGCGCCGGTTTTTCGCAAGGCCCGCCACCTGATTCAAAAAAAAGAATGGGAGGACGCCCAAAAACCGGACGAGCGCACTGGTGCTGTTTATCTGCCGGATGATTTGGCCGCTTTAGAGGAGGCCAAGCTGGTTGAACTGTTCGACGGCGAAGCGCAAATTCTTCCCGGTTTGACGTTGCGCCTGACCGGCGGCCACACCCCCGGCCACCAAGGCTGCATAATCTCGGATGGCGGTTCGACCTTGGTTTACTATGCCGATATTTTTCCCTCCCGTTTTCACATTCGCACCGCCTATGTCGCCGGAGTCGATTTGTTCCCGCGAGAGACAATGAAGGTCAAGCGGGAACTGGTCCCCAAATTCGCGTCCGAAGGTACCCTGATCGCATTCGACCATGATTTGCAGGTGAAAATTGGCCGCTTAGAAGAAAAAGATGGTAAGTTGGTGGCTGTCCCGGTGAATTTGAATTGAATATGAAAATTTCTAAACTTTTGGGTAACCCGGAGTCCCTGCTCCGAGACCGCGAAACAAGGAAGGCCGTATAAAATGGATCTGAAAGAAAAACTCAAACTCCTTGAACAAATGCGCCAGCAGGCGCTCTTGGGTGGGGGAGAGGCCCGTCTCGAAGAACAGCACAAAAAGGGGAAGCTCTCTGCGCGCGAGCGGCTCGCGCTTCTTCTGGACGAGGAAAGCTTCGAGGAATTCGACCCGTTTGTCACCCATCGTTCCATCGGCTTCGGTTTGGAGAAGCAAAAGTATCTGGGGGACGGCGTGGTCACCGGCCACGGCAAAATCGACGGCCGCTCCGTTTTCGTCTTCTCGCAGGATTTCACCGTCTTTGGCGGCTCCTTGTCGGAAGCCCACGCCGAAAAAATCTGCAAGGTGATGGATTTGGCGTTGAAAAACGGCTGCCCGGTCATCGGCTTGAACGACTCCGGCGGCGCCCGCATTCAAGAGGGGGTGGTCAGCTTGGGCGGCTATGCCGATATTTTTCTGCGCAACACCCTTTGCTCCGGCGTCATTCCGCAAATCTCCGCCATCTTGGGCCCCTGCGCCGGCGGCGCGGTCTATTCCCCCGCCATCACCGATTTTGTGGTAATGGTTCGCGGCACGAGCTATATGTTTGTTACCGGCCCGAACGTGGTCAAAACCGTCACCCACGAGGATGTCACCTTTGAGGACTTGGGGGGCGCGGACGTTCACGCCGCCAAGTCCGGCGTGGCCCACTTCGCCGTCGATAATGAAATGGAGGCGTTGGAAAAAGTCCGAAAACTCGTTTCGTTCATTCCGTCCAATAATCTCGATGACCCCCCTTTGGTTGCTTCGAATGACTCGGCTGACCGGCAGGATGAAGAGCTGAACGGCATCGTGCCGGACAATCCCAACAAGCCGTACGACATTCGGGATGTCATCCGCCGGGTGGTGGATGGCGGCGATTTCTTTGAGGTCCACGAGCAGTACGCCGCCAACATCGTCGTCGGCTTCGCCCGCTTGGGCGGCCGTTCCATCGGCATTGTCGCCAATCAGCCCGCCATTCTGGCCGGTGTTCTGGACATCAATTCCTCGGCCAAAGGGGCCCGTTTCGTCCGTTTTTGCGACGCCTTCAACATTCCGTTGGTCACCTTCGAGGACGTCCCCGGCTTTCTCCCCGGCACGGCGCAGGAGCACGGCGGCATCATCAAACACGGCTCCAAATTGCTTTATGCCTATTGCGAAGCAACGGTTCCCAAACTCACGGTGATTACCCGCAAGGCCTACGGCGGCGCCTACGACGTGATGTCCTCCAAACACATCCGCGGCGATTTTAACTACGCCTGGCCCTCGGCGGAGATTGCCGTGATGGGCCCCAAAGGGGCGGCCGAAATCATTTTCAAACGGGAAATAGAAGCCGCCTCCAACCCACAGGAGTTGTTGGAGAAAAAAATCGAGGAATACCGCGAAAAATTCGCCAACCCCTACGAGGCGGCCGCCCGTGGTTACATTGATGATATCATCGAACCCAAAGAAACCCGCCCCCGCCTAATCCGCGCGTTGGAGCTTTTGCAGAACAAAAAAGACACCGTCCCCCCCAAAAAGCACGGCAATATCCCCCTTTGAGTTTTTCAGTTTTTTCTTGTCATTCTGAGCGAAGCGAAGAATCTTTCCATTGATTTATGGAATTCTTCTCCACAAAAGCAGAGAAAAATTACGAATGGGCAAAGAACTTTCTTTCCCGCCGCGCCCCCAGCTTTCACTTCCGCTGGGACATTTATTTTTCGCTGCTTAGAGACTGTCTCGCCGCCTCCCGCTTCTGGCTGGATGCCGGCGCCGGGGAGAACAAAATCATCAACCAGTACGATTCTCTCGAATTTAAAGTGGGCGTCGATTCCAAAAACCCTTTGGCTAACCCCAAAAACTTTGTCCGTGCGCGGTTGGAAGCGCTTCCTTTTAAAAACGAAAGCTTCGACTTCATTTCCTCCCGCTATGTTCTGGAACATCTCGAAAAACCGGAACTGGTTTGGGCCGAATGGCGCCGGGTGCTAAAAAAGAGGGGGAAGGTTCTCATTCAAACCCCCAACATCTTGAGCTACATTTCTTTTCTTCCCCGGTTGTTACCCTACCGGCTCAAGCGTTAT
Proteins encoded in this region:
- a CDS encoding transposase, which translates into the protein MRALSENLRRRSIRLPAYDYSQAGAYFVTICTLNRECLFGKVMDGKVQLNPFGCVVEEEWLKTAELRPCIELGTSVVMPNHFHGIIVINDECRGTARRAPTVSRFGKPVAGALSTVIRSFKSAVTKRINDLRRTPGNVVWQRNYYEHIIRNEDDWKKIHDYIVYNPEKWMVDAENPDRINRKLGL
- a CDS encoding acyl-CoA dehydrogenase family protein, with the protein product MPYNIDPRQQAIRDEVRQFCEKEILPVARELDRRPEPQKFPYELFRKLGKAGYIGYFQPKEYGGQGKSALEYATLIEELAYWDAPTSLLPAVSELAMHPITAFGSEEQKKKYLPKAITGETVIAFSLTEPEAGSDAGNQKTTAIAKGDHYILNGEKIFIMHGDVATVSVVFCKIAEEGSESSRMSALIVETDKLEGYSAKTLEYKMGMKAATTGRQWFKNCKVPASALLGERGKGFRYALSTLDGARIDVAAQGVGIARRALDESIAYARKRVCFGAPIAKLQAIQWMIADMATRVEAATLLTYKAAQIADSGQKFTIEASQAKLYGTETAKFCVDRGMQIHGGYGYIGEFTIMEKLYRDQRLTEIYEGTSEIQRLVIAGHYLGGR
- a CDS encoding tryptophanase; amino-acid sequence: MTKTIIEPFKIKSVEPIKMTTHAQREEIIKQAHYNPFLIHAENVLIDLLTDSGTSAMSSEQWAAMMRGDESYAGAQSFFRFEAVVKEIFGFSQIIPTHQGRAAEKILFSIIGGKGKTIISNTHFDTTRANIEFTGAEALDLVIPEGKIPSAVHPFKGNIDLQKLEETTKRIGPSNIPLVMLTVTNNSGGGQPVSMANIKAAREICRRFGIPLFIDACRFAENAYFIKLREEGYAHKRVYDIAREMFTYADGCTMSAKKDGLANIGGFLALNNEEWATAARNLLILTEGFATYGGLAGRDLDAIAVGLREVLEEDYLKYRIRCMTYFGEKLTAIGVPIIQPPGGHAIYIDAKAMLSHIPVEQYPGQALVAELFIEGGIRAVEIGSVMFGKKDPQTERLIPAEMELVRLALPRRVYTQSHVDYCVEIIENIWNRRNSIRGLKITKEPPFLRHFTAHFEPVK
- the recJ gene encoding single-stranded-DNA-specific exonuclease RecJ, encoding MRAETAEKTGNTRWIFPSEPPPDLVQPLIRDLDLPSPIAKILANRGFENTGQADRFLHPKLEELCDPFLLPSMREAVELIVGAIRENEPIMIFGDYDVDGITATALMYLVLSRLGARVSYYLPNRLVEGYGLSEDGFLEAQKRGVSWIISVDCGITAVKEIAFGNSLGIRTIITDHHEPASELPDAAAIVNPKLGDSPLGEELSGVGIAYKLAQALFLHLGQEEVEEHLDLVALGTLADIVPLTGENRILSRFGVQALGRTNKPGLKSLAFVAGLLGKEISAGQVVFVLAPRINAIGRLGSAMEAIRLLTTRDEKAAGEIARLLDGENRKRRSLDEATLEEALARVEREIDLTKERAIVLASDSWHPGVIGIVASRLVERFHRPTIMISIEGEEGKGSARSIPGFHLTEALKCCDSHLLRYGGHKYAAGLSIARSEIEPFRRKINEVSSRLLSDEDLIPRLEVDAEVGLHEVNDRLVETLELFAPFGPANSRPVFVTRGLELAGLPALVGNNHVKFRVRQGNLVHEAIGFGMGSQLPRLAAVAERSGFLDLAYTLDFNEWNGQKKIQLHLKDIRLLQ
- the meaB gene encoding methylmalonyl Co-A mutase-associated GTPase MeaB; translation: MSPRAATSSSTVLERFRKKDETALARLISLVENREKNFEKILSELFPLSGKAFRLGVTGPPGAGKSTLVDKLATHYLKEKKSVGIVAVDPTSPFTGGALLGDRVRMQGASERKSAFIRSMATRGSQGGLAAATGDVALVLDAYGKDFIFIETVGVGQVELDVASQADVTLLVLVPESGDSIQAMKAGLMEIADIFVVNKADREGSRKMTAELDMVLNFKRKKGDWRYPVVPTEAVNNVGIDVLLNTIDEYRKFALEHHLFEQKRREQIKAALLGMVERKIRTRAEAVLKIELDTLVEKVWKREVDPYSAVEELLAADGQLR
- a CDS encoding cobalamin B12-binding domain-containing protein, with the translated sequence MKKYRILLAKPGLDGHDRGVKVIAAALRDAGFEVIYTGLRQTPEMIVDAAVQEDVNAIGMSILSGAHMTLFPEVLELLKKRNSSHILLFGGGIIPKEEIEELEKMGVGKLFGPGSSVNDIVDYLKKALPGQKRKEEALF
- a CDS encoding methylmalonyl-CoA mutase family protein; this translates as MLKTKKRPASKSKLKKISTVARARAKASAKKASKGLPYHAPELLKKVAAAKAQWEKEYAKQADYSKKFMSVSSDEPKPLYTPEDLKHFDYFEKLNFPGVYPYTRGIRPAGYRGRLWTFRQFSGFGTPKETNERYHYLMEHGQTGLSVAFDLPTLMGYDSDHPRSKGEVGVCGVAVDSLADMEIIFDGIDLGKVSTSMTINAPASVIFAMYLAVAEKQGVPFTKLRGTLQNDILKEYIAQKEWIYPPRPSIRLITDMMAFCTKNVPKWNTISISGYHIREAGSTAVQELAFTLADGFAYVEAAIATGQNVDDFAPRLSFFFNAHIDFFEEIAKYRAARRIWARHMREKYKAKKEESWLLRFHTQTAGCSLTAQQPENNIVRTAYEALAGVLGGTQSLHTNSMDETWALPSEKAAFIALRTQQVLAYETGVPNVIDPLAGSYYVESLTDKMEEEAEKYFEEIERRGGVLKGIEEGYFQREIARAAYQYQQEIEKKERIIVGVNEFALENEKIEIPILKIEPRVEREQCEAVAKVRARRDNARVRQTLDALKKAAAGTENTMPRILDCARAYATEGEICDALKEVFGEYTEPAII
- a CDS encoding acyl-CoA carboxylase subunit beta encodes the protein MDLKEKLKLLEQMRQQALLGGGEARLEEQHKKGKLSARERLALLLDEESFEEFDPFVTHRSIGFGLEKQKYLGDGVVTGHGKIDGRSVFVFSQDFTVFGGSLSEAHAEKICKVMDLALKNGCPVIGLNDSGGARIQEGVVSLGGYADIFLRNTLCSGVIPQISAILGPCAGGAVYSPAITDFVVMVRGTSYMFVTGPNVVKTVTHEDVTFEDLGGADVHAAKSGVAHFAVDNEMEALEKVRKLVSFIPSNNLDDPPLVASNDSADRQDEELNGIVPDNPNKPYDIRDVIRRVVDGGDFFEVHEQYAANIVVGFARLGGRSIGIVANQPAILAGVLDINSSAKGARFVRFCDAFNIPLVTFEDVPGFLPGTAQEHGGIIKHGSKLLYAYCEATVPKLTVITRKAYGGAYDVMSSKHIRGDFNYAWPSAEIAVMGPKGAAEIIFKREIEAASNPQELLEKKIEEYREKFANPYEAAARGYIDDIIEPKETRPRLIRALELLQNKKDTVPPKKHGNIPL
- a CDS encoding MBL fold metallo-hydrolase, producing the protein MLKVGRFEVLHFVENRFHLDGGTMFGVVPKTMWQKLIPPDDKNRIPMDNNLYVIRAHGKNILLDTGLGDALTEQDRKVYSCWTPSNMLPGLKGLGFSPDDIDFVFFSHLHTDHLGGAVRLENGHKAPVFRKARHLIQKKEWEDAQKPDERTGAVYLPDDLAALEEAKLVELFDGEAQILPGLTLRLTGGHTPGHQGCIISDGGSTLVYYADIFPSRFHIRTAYVAGVDLFPRETMKVKRELVPKFASEGTLIAFDHDLQVKIGRLEEKDGKLVAVPVNLN